The stretch of DNA cacacacacacacacacacacacacactattttcatatgtgtttgtgtgtgtgtgcgcgcacgcatGTGCACctgtgtatatacacatgcacacacagacatgcacacactctttatacaccttttttttttttttttttttttttttttttttaatttttatatatttatatatacctCACAGTGGCCACCAGGACAGGCCTCCAGCCAGACCCAGACCTGGTTTGGCCCCACAGCACAGCCCCTGCCCTATAGTCGGTGCCCCACCGCTGTGCCCCATagcgcagcccctgccccacagcacagaCCCTGCCCCTGTGCTGCCGTGTCCCAGGCTGGGCCGGGACCACCAAGCCGGCTCTGGCAAAGCACATTCCATCCCAACTCAGGGATCTGACGCTGGCGGTACCCAAGGCAGAACATCGGCGGTACCTGAGCCAGGATGCTGGTGACACCCGAGTCAGGACACTGGTGGTATCCAAGCCCAGATGCTGGTGTTACCAGAGCCAGGACACTGGCGTTACCCGAGCCCAGAGGCTGGTGGTACCCGAGCCAGGATGCTGGTGACACCCGAGTCAGGACATTGGTGGTACCCAAGCCCAGACGCTGGCGTTACCTGAGCCCAGAGGCTGGCCGTACCCAAGCCAGGATGCTGGCGGCACCCGAGCCAGGACACTGGTGGTACCCGAGCCCAGAGGCTGGCGGTACCCGAGCCAGGATGCTGGCGGCACCTGAGCCCAGACGCTggcggcgcaggctgcctggccgTGCCAGCGGGGCCAAGTCCAGCCTGCCCACTCCTGTGCTCCCTGACCACAAAGGGACGAGACCGAGCCATTAACATTTATTCGCAGAACAAAGGTACTGTGATTAGTCCTGCATCGCCCACAGGTTTCCATGGCAACAGAAACTGGACGGGGACATTTCGTGCCAGGCTGCGAAGCCCCAGAAAACAGCCCGGCCATCAGGAGCAGCTCCAGCCCCCGGCCGGGACGATCCCGCTCCCTCCCGCAGCCAAGGGCTGCGCCAGCCCCAAACCGGCTACCAGATAttcaccccccccctccccggtccTGACCCCGGCGAGCTGCTGCGGCTGACGGACGGGCTCGGCCACAAACCACCGTTTGGCGACTGCCAAGGGCTCGGTCGGGCAGGCGTCGCTCCAGAAACGCGCGTTTCCCGCGGTGCCAGGCCCCggccagccctgcagctgtgGACGCCGGGCCGCGGCATGGATACCTGCCCTTCCCCAACACTGTTATTTGCCCCTCCGTGAGGAACTCcgcagccagtgctgctcacgCCACCCCAGAGACCTGCATAAACAAACAGGCCTCGAAACAAACATATATCTTTTTTTAAGTCAAGTTTACTGTAGCAAAGAACAAAGCAATTAATTATAGAACTGGAAACAAAGTtagaaaatgaggaagaaaaaataacccATCAATAGCTGATCAATACCCGAAGCCTGGCCTCCTCCTTGGGGATGAGGACCGGCGTCTCCTCCAGGTCCCCGCAGGCGCGGTCGCTCCCCCGCTCCGTCTTGCAGTAATACTCCTACTTTATCAAGGTAATTGTAGACTGCAAATTGGTCTCCTAAGTAGATTCTGTCCGTTACTGTTCTCGCTTCCCACTACTTAATTCAATGATACAACACATACCTCTCTTCCTCCTACAATTTAATCTAATGATAAAAACCATATCCCAGTCATAGTGAAAATAAACCATTGCTAAGTTTGTTTTTTACAGGTAAACAGTCTGATTTCAGTGGCCTCCGGCTTCATCCCCTTCAGCAGGGGCTTCCCGCCCACCCCTCCACCAGACAAATTTCAcacttcttttgtgctttttcacTGCATTGACCCCTGTGGTTTGTTATTAGTCTTTATAAAAATCATGAATTTATGAAATGATTTTTGTATGCTCTTTCATTAGTACTTGAGTTACTGGATTGCCTCCAGCTTTGCAGCACCCGAACCAACACAAAAACAAGACCAAGGCGAGAGTCAGGTGCAGGTGACCTGTGGGTGCTCCCTTCCCCGCAGCCGGCTCAGATTCGGGGACCAGCACAGCCTCCGGTGCAGCCCTGAGACAGACAGCTGCCGGCATGGCTGCGGCTTCCCACAGCGCGCACACAGCCCTgtgcgtgtgcacacatgtgtgtgtgcatgtacatgtgtgtgtgcatgtgtgcgtatgtgtgtgtatgtgtgtgcacatgtgcatgtatgcgtgtgtgcatgtatgtgcgtgtgcatgtgtgcacatgtgctgcCACCCTGCCCCTCCACGAAGGACCCAGGCCCGGTGCCCTGACAgcgagggggcagagctggcgccAGCCCCGTGTGCTGCCAGGTGAACCACAGTGCcgcctcccagctctgcagcacacAGGTGCACCCTGCGCTGGAGCCTGGGGCCAGAGGACAGCGAGGGCCACCCGGGGCTGACACCCAGCCCTGGAGCACCGTCGGGGCCGGGGAACGCCAGCCCCCAGGAGGGAGAGCCCGGCCAGACCCGCCATCGGGCAGGAGCAGGCTGGCTACGGCTGAGGCGCTCGGCTGCTCGGGTTTCTGCGGTCCGGCTGGCTACGGTGGAGGTGCTCGGCTGTTCAGGTTTCTGCAGTCAGACCCACGCACCAGTCACCAGCACACACAACCGCTGCACCTAGCAGACACCGGCTGCAGCCTTGGGCTCAGATTCTCAAATCCAAGCCACCAGAAcgggaaaaaaatacagctgcagCCTATCGCCACGCTACAGCCAAGGTACAGAGGCGCCTCCTCAGAGCAGCACGCTCTCGCTGCGCTGTAGGGCAGGCAGCCTTCCTCCAGAGCCCTCTGCCATCCACTCAAGACGCAGGACCCAGGACAACAGAGCTCTGTGCGCATTTCAGGCTTCCAGTGTGAGAACAGCCCTGCTCGAGTGCTGCGCTCCCAGGACGCGCTGCACAGACCAATTCCCCTGCACTTCTGTGCAAGTGCCTGGGAAAAGCCTGAAAGTATCACTGTTAGCGAACGATCCTGAGATGCTGCAAGAAATGCCCCATCTTGCAGAAAAAGTCAAAGGAGGTAGGCTATAACAGCCAAAATGgttattcttttccttttgttcccCACTCCCTGGAGTGCCTGTGGTGGAGCGCGTGCCACGACATTAAGGGTAGCAAAGAGGACCCAGGCCTCCTCCGATGGAGTCAACTGGGACCGAATGGAGAGGGGCTGAGGCAACATGCTCCTGCGATGGGGGCACAACCGGGGCAGTGCATGCCCCAGCCCATTCTCCCCCCAGAATATTTTGGTGATAAGAGATAAACAGGGTCATAGCGAAGTGTAAAGAGATGCACTTGAGAAATTCTGCCAATACTAAGTATAGTTTAAATGCCATTAAAgtaggggagggaagaggatatGAGTGTATTAATAGTCTCAACATTTAAATCTTTGGTCCAGCGACAGCTcctaggatgctggcttgcaggaGGGCTGCCAGAGGCCAAGGGCATTGTGCTACTAGCACTCAGTGCCAGGCAGTGGATGCCTGGAGTGAAATTAAGAGCCCAGAGCAAGTGCAAGGACAAGAttccttctggggaaaaaaaaaaaaaaagagagagagagagagagagagagagaggtggccTTTGCTCTCTGCATTACTTCTTGGGATTTGGTCAGGCCTGAAAAGGTACCCACAAAGTCCTGACATTTATTTTCAGCGCTTAAGTCTAAAATAGAAAGCAGAGGATTTAAACAACAAAACAGGAAAATCTAAAACTctaaaaaagggaagaacaagGGCACTGAATCAAAGAGGCTGTAGGCACACACAGGCCAGCCCTGAGAGACCAGCGTGCACATACAACTGCAAGGCACAGACAGGGCAGGAATTAAGGGAAGATCTGGGCTGGGCCCAGCGCCTGCAGTGGCAGCACAGCCGAGACAACCTTCTACCTGGGCCAGACGGAGGCAGACGGAGGCATCAGCACGCCCACAGAGTCAAGAGCGAGCCAGGCAGTTCCCTGGACATTGCTCCTTCCACTGGATACAACCCCAGCAAGTGAACAGCAGAAAAATCAGTCCCGTATCCCCCAGAGCAGGTGTTGTGGCAGTAACCTTAGGAGCAGGCAGATTCACATAGAGGCGAACTCAAAAGGACACCAGCTTTTATTTACAACACTCCTCAAGTGAACagacaacagagagaaaaaaaaaaaaaggaacaataatAGCTCAATGACTCAACAAAGGAAAGGTAACAGCAACCACAACCCCCCCCTGCACCATGCACACATCGCAAGCCCACTCCTTTGTGCTGGGCAAGGCCCTGGCAGCCCCCTCGCTCCCTGCGAGCTCTTGGAGCACATGCAGGCAGGCGgctgctcctccagctcccccaCAGTCTTCTAGGGCCGCAAAGCCGCCCCACAGCTGGCACCAGCTCCTCCGTTCACAAGGGTGGGAGGATGGTACCGTCGCCCTCCCTTGCTCAGAGATGATCATGCAGAAACCACCTGAGCCTTGCCAGGAATGAGGGTCCCAAGAAAGCCAACCCTGAGATGAGTTAGACTGAATGGGCACAGCCTCCACGCAGTGACGTTTCTGCCAGTTGCGGAGGCCAGGTCTCTTTAAAGGGATCATCCCTTCCTGTCCTCCTCCTACTCCAAATGTTGTTCCAGGGGAGCAAGAAGAGGGTACGTTTGGAAGATGGTGTTAGTACTAAAACAGCAAGATGTTGCTCAGGCAAGGGTGCAAAAAAGCTTCTTTTCACAGACTCAGCACTAACCAACTCATTGCTGCTATCTCTCGTGGAGCTGCCAGAGCACCCAGGCCAAGGGGGGGGGAAGCCAAAAACAGCCCAGTGTTCCACCTCTGAGCATCTCTCAGATGCTTGGGGCTGGGGCCAGTGCTGACACCCCATCTCTCTCCATCTGCagggagagaggagcagctccATCTCCAGCACCACACGGATCTGGCCCAATCTAAGCACAAGAAAAATCTGGCCTCTGATATGGACCCAAGAGCTTTGGCAGCACTGACTAGTCCCAAGCATTAGCAGCCCAGGTACCAATTAAGTCCTCCCAGAAGGGAGCAAGGAACAGGCACAGTGTCACCTGCCCAGCAGTCAGCTGCAAGAAGGGTTGCTGTAATACCTGCTGTTGGACTGGGGCTGCCTGTCTGTCCCGAGGCACAAAGAAGGAACCCACTCTCCTTCCTTCTCACCTTAGCCCACTCCAGCCACTATGGATCCTTGGTACACAGAAGGGAGCAGAAAACTAGTGCTGTCTCTACCGGCAGACACAGCTGCTCTGCTTTGCCCCGCCATGCACCAGGCCCCAGCAAGCCTAAGCACTCAACTCACCGGGGACAGAGATGGAAGGAGAGCAAGTGATTTGTGAGCCTGGCATGAAGTAGGGAAGGACAGCTTGAGGCCAGAGAAAGCTATGGGTGAGGGACAGGAATCCATTACAACAGGCTCTGGGCATCCTCAGTGAGCCTCTATGCATCTTTGAATTTAGGCAGCTTCAGAGCCAGCCCCAAAGCTGACCAGCTCTCCCACGGGCAGAGTACAGACCAGAGGAGGAAAAatcaacacaaaaaaaatctcaaattaaATCTGCTTGAGGACCTTAGGAGACCAGCCAAATCCGCAGGGACAACCTGCCTTAGGACTTCTTGGCGTCCTGTGTGTTCCTCCTCTTCAGATCCCCCAAGTCGACGGGTTTAAACGCTGCAGGGAAGACAAGGAGACACTTTGGCGGCAGAGGCCTGCACCGCGGGGGGCCCCCCAATACCCCAGCCCCGGGGGAGGCTCCCCACTGCCCCCTTCCAGCCAGGacatggggaggggaaaggagctgGGGGGGCGCCCCTCACGCCCACACTCACCTTTAAGGCTGGGGTTCGGCATCTTCTCCACGTACTCCTCAACCAGGCCGCGCTCTGAGCCCATCTGGCTGCGCAGGTCGCGCTCCACGCACTGCCATGCTGCGGGGACACGGGTGAGGGGGGGCGGCTCGCCTCAGGATGCCGCCTGGGCCGCGGGGCTGGGCCGCAGCCggcggggggcccgggggggcccccgCCGGCTGCGGCCCAGCCCCGCGgcctttacccccccccccccccgctcaccctCGTAAATGAAGCGCACGTTCTCCTCGTGGGCCGGCGTGAAGATTTCGCTGCCGGTGCCGGGGGAGCGCGGGCCGCCGCTCCGCTTGCCGTTGTAGACCACGCGGGACACGGGGGAGCTGCAAGCGAAGCGCAGGGCTGAGCCGGCAGGCTCCCCGGGGGGGGAGGACCCGGGGGACCCGGGGCTGGGCTCACCTGGCCATGATGGCGTCGTCcgtgaggcggcggcgcggcgcggctgcaaGGGAGAAGAGAGAGCGGCGAGGCCGGGGCTAGGCCGCGGGCCGCCCCCCGCCTGTCGCCATGGCAACGCGCGCCCCTCACCTGGGCccccggctcccgcctccgctcgcCGCCAGGCCGCGACGGAAGCGCCGCCACGCGCAGGCGCCGCCACGCCCCCACGCCGGGCCCCTGGCCACGCCCCCCGCGTCGCCTCAACCGCCCCTGGCTCCGGCTCCgttcccccggccccgccccgccttggccccgctcccgccggccccTTGCCCCGCCCTAGTTCCccctcggccccgccccgcccccgcccccgccccggtgcccccaccccggttccccccccgccccccgccccggcctggTCCCCCTCCCACGGCACAGGGACCCGCACAGGCCAAATCCAAGGTGCTTTATTGGAAAAGTACAAAGTGGCTCCCGAGAGGCAGCACCGAGCgaccctgccgcccccccccccactcccccccctccccggtcgccgccggcccgggcccagcccaggcgccgccgccgccaccactgCCCGAAGGCCCGGAGCGAGGCCCGCTGCTCCTGCGACCCCCCGCCCGGCCTCAGTCCATGGTGGCGGCCTCGAAGAGCTCCACCAGCTCCTTGTACTCGGGGTCCACGAGGTCCGCAGGCTTCTCCCCGGCGTCGTTGGTGGCCTCCGGGCTGGCCCCGAGGGAGATGAGGTACCTGCCAAAGCGGGGCCGTGAGGGCCGGCGGCGGAGCAGCTGCCCCGGTGCCATGGAgcggggcccgggcagccccgcgccgccccggtgcCCCAGAGCGGGGCCCACCGCCGCCCCAGCACTGCTGAgcggggcccgggcagccccgcgccgccccggcgggtCGCTCCTCACCTGGCTATGTCCGCGTAGCCGTCGCTGCAGGCCATGTGCAGGGGCGTCCAGCCGTTCTCGTCTCTCTGGTGGATGTCGGCGCCGTACTTCACCAGGAGCTTGACGCAGTCCAGGTTCCCTGTGAGCACAGCTTCGTGGAGGGCTGCCATGCCTGGGAAGAGGGGACTCGTTAGCCCCACGCGGGGCAGCGGTCCCTGGCGCTGGGAGCCTGCCTGCACCATGTCCGCGCCCCAGGAGAGGGGTGCCAGCAGACCCCCATTAGAGGGGAGGTGACGGTTTGGGGAAGGGACAAGGACTATCTCGTTGGGGAAGCAAAAGGATTCGCCACAGGATTCGGTTCCCCTTTCGGAGTGTAAATGCCCCCTTTCAGACCGGGCAGCCCCATCGCCCCTGCCCAGTGAGGCAGAGCCATCGAGGAGGGGGAGCCGTCCCGGACCTGCCCCGAGCCCCTGCCGGGCCTCCAGGACTGCACCCCGTATGTCTCATGCATCCTGCTCTGTCCAAGTTTTGCAAGTTCCTCACAGAGCCAGTAATGAAGCAGTCAGTACAGCTAGGCAGGAGCCCAGGGTCATCTGAGACAAAGTCTCCACGGCCGCATGGCAGCAGAAGCTGAGGCCACGGCACAGGAAAGGGACGGATCTGGGCTCGCACCAGCCAGTATGGATCGAGGCATTCCCTAAACAGTTTCTAGTGAAGTTGGGTGCAAACATGCTGCAACGCCTTCTCCTCCAGCATTTATTCCACAAGTCTGCAGATCCATGTGTGCACGAGGGAGAGAACAGCATTTGTGGGAAACTGACAGAGCCAGGAACGAAACCCAGAATTTGGCTTCTCCCCACTCCTCTGCAAACCAGGACAGAAGACAAGAGTGCCCCTGTGTCATCCAGTGCTCTAGCTACTAGCCTATGCTCTCTTTATCATTATCTTTTTTGCCTGCTGCTTTTCTAGGTCACACCATACTGTAGGTGCAATGTCATGCTTTGAGGGGACCCAGGTGGTGAGCTTCCCCCTTCCCTGCAGCGTACTCTGGCCATGTTGGTAAGGGGAGATGCTGGGGCACTGACGCAGGGCTCTCCTGGGCCCTACTTGGCAATGTCTGTGGGTGGTATGCCTCACTAGGCAGGAAAACAACTTGATTTCAGCCTGTCACCCTGCCAGGGGTGGCCCACGGCCTGTGCCCAGCCTTGCCATGCTGTCTTCTCCcttgcagcccagccaagccATGCTGCCACATGGATTTCAGCTCTGCCAACCCCAAGAGCACTCACCAGAAGGGTAGATGGTGTCCAAAGTGACCTTCCTGGCACGTATAAATCTGCCCACCTGTTCCAGGTCCCCCTGCCTGATGTGGTCCTGAAAGACGACATCATTGGGAAAGCGCACAGTGCGAGAGGCTCTCAATCTCCTGTACCGGGGCATTGAGACGGAATAATAGTCCTTCATGCTGATAGCAGCCTTAAGACATtgggaaagaagaggaagggCAGAGGCATGGGGGGACAGGCTGTAAGAACAGCCGGAGTTGGTCAGTGCTCAGCCCTACCACTTGCTGGCCTTGAAGCACTGCTTTCTCCTCTTGAACCTTTCAGGTCAGTTCTTCATTAAGTTAGGTGTGATGGAGCCTACGCCTCTGCTGATCCGCCTGTCCTGAAGCGTGGTTCCTTTCCGGCAGCTGCGTATCCCTCCTCAGGCAAACAGGGAAGAAGCGGAGTCCCCCAGGCTCTCAGCACACTCTCATGCAGCACACAGGAGGTGGCGCTGGGCACACACAGTTCACTCGCAGGCTCTTGGCCCAGGACTGATGGTTCTCCAGGGGCATCTCATTATATAGTCTCCTGTGGGCTATTTTGAGGACATGCAGCTCATGCTATTTGCCATGATACTTTGTAATTGAGCCGCCCAGGCCTGCAGCCTCCCACTTTTGGGCAGAAGTTGGTGTCTCGTCTTACCACCCACCTGTTGATGTGCCCATCCAAGGGTCAAATCTGCTGTTGCTTGTTCATGGATAGCCCTTCAGAGGAGCCCAAGGGCCTGAAAGCAGGACTTCCCAGCAGCAAGTTCTGGCTCCCCCCACCAAACCAAGAAAAGACACAGCCCCTTTATCGCCAAGCGAGGGGAACCAGCCACCACATACTGATTAGTCAGAGCAACACAAACACGTCAGAGCTATGGTGCCAAATACATTCAGAGCTAAGTCACTCTCCCGTAGTTGCATCAGATGACCTGAAAGGGAGCCGAATGAGCCATGCTGCCCAGCACGATTGCAAGAGTACAGCTAAGCATAGAGCACACCACCAGCCTGTTGGATATCATCAGTGATGCAGACACAGAACCAGAAGAGTAAAATGCCAGGCTATGGGGTTCAATGCTGTAGTCCTGCTTAAAACTTTGAACTCTACAGCTCTAGGTGCAACTGCTGCATGAGGGTAGGCTTCTGCAGAACAGCTTCAGAAGAATACCTGAAGAATAGCACCACCACCAGACAGTTCCTACATTTGTTACTCCCCAGCTCCAGCTGTCAAAGGGCTGAACTGGGCTCTCTGCTCGCTGAGGAGTCTTTCACACCAGCCA from Apteryx mantelli isolate bAptMan1 chromosome 19, bAptMan1.hap1, whole genome shotgun sequence encodes:
- the MCRIP1 gene encoding mapk-regulated corepressor-interacting protein 1, producing MASSPVSRVVYNGKRSGGPRSPGTGSEIFTPAHEENVRFIYEAWQCVERDLRSQMGSERGLVEEYVEKMPNPSLKAFKPVDLGDLKRRNTQDAKKS
- the PPP1R27 gene encoding protein phosphatase 1 regulatory subunit 27, with translation MKDYYSVSMPRYRRLRASRTVRFPNDVVFQDHIRQGDLEQVGRFIRARKVTLDTIYPSGMAALHEAVLTGNLDCVKLLVKYGADIHQRDENGWTPLHMACSDGYADIARYLISLGASPEATNDAGEKPADLVDPEYKELVELFEAATMD